A stretch of the Lactuca sativa cultivar Salinas chromosome 9, Lsat_Salinas_v11, whole genome shotgun sequence genome encodes the following:
- the LOC111902139 gene encoding uncharacterized protein LOC111902139: protein MARVAFRLDLPDEISQIHNTFHVSRLRKCVVDDSAVISMDDIQVDECLNYMERPILILNRKAKTLCNKVVNLVKVKWQRQKGSEWTWQPEDEMMEHYSDLFVSAGFEDEV, encoded by the coding sequence ATGGCCAGGGTTGCATTCCGACTGGATCTTCCTGATGAgatcagtcagatccataacactttccacgtgtctcgATTGCGTAAGTGTGTAGTCGATGATTCAGCAGTGATATCaatggatgacattcaggtggatgagtgCCTGAATTACATGGAGAGGCCAATTTTGATTCTCAACAGGAAAGCTAAGACTTTgtgcaacaaggtggtgaatCTGGTAAAAGTGAAATGGCAGCGCCAAAAGGGCTCCGAGTGGACGTGgcagccggaggacgagatgatggagcactactcAGATTTGTTTGTATCAGCAggtttcgaggatgaagtctaa